Proteins encoded together in one Desulfosporosinus meridiei DSM 13257 window:
- the flgB gene encoding flagellar basal body rod protein FlgB — MAGWLDRPVLNVLQTGLDASSLRQQVLSNNVANIDTPNFKRSDVNFQMALGAALGEESSVLQMKQTSPKHLSSISAEIDALGIVTDRTTSLRNDGNNVDIDREMANVAENGLYYNSLTRAISSQLGLMRMVIKG, encoded by the coding sequence ATGGCAGGTTGGTTAGACAGACCCGTACTAAATGTTTTGCAGACTGGACTTGATGCCTCATCATTGAGGCAACAAGTTCTGTCTAATAATGTTGCCAATATTGATACTCCCAACTTCAAACGATCAGATGTTAATTTTCAAATGGCTCTTGGTGCTGCCTTGGGTGAAGAGAGTTCGGTCTTACAAATGAAGCAGACCTCCCCTAAACACCTAAGCAGTATATCGGCTGAAATTGATGCATTAGGGATTGTCACAGATCGAACCACTTCCTTGCGCAATGATGGAAATAATGTGGACATCGATCGAGAGATGGCTAATGTTGCTGAAAATGGCTTGTATTATAACTCCCTTACTCGAGCTATCTCATCACAATTAG
- a CDS encoding flagellar hook-basal body protein produces MRLVGTAMSGLLAQQTAIDTIGNNLANANTQGYKASQMAFVEALSTEVRSGNAVPEQQNGNAVAAFDVGAGVLYGSSSINLQQGNLSNTDRVWDLGIDGSGFFQVQNPNGETSYTRVGAFQLDADRQLADMQGNVVQPAIMIPEGASELVVAENGEITGVIDGEAMTFGQITLVGFQNPGGLLRADNNLFIPSENSGEPLTGQPGSPLVGNQVLGVVRSHSLEQSNVDIAASMTDLIQAQRAYQANARLVQDGDKMWGIANSLRR; encoded by the coding sequence ATGCGCCTAGTAGGGACTGCAATGTCTGGACTTCTGGCCCAGCAAACTGCGATAGATACTATCGGAAACAACTTAGCAAATGCTAATACTCAGGGGTATAAAGCAAGTCAAATGGCTTTTGTTGAGGCATTATCCACCGAGGTGCGATCAGGAAATGCTGTACCCGAACAACAAAACGGCAATGCAGTCGCTGCCTTCGATGTAGGTGCTGGAGTGCTTTATGGCTCCAGCAGCATAAACCTTCAACAAGGAAATTTGAGTAATACCGATCGTGTCTGGGATTTAGGAATAGACGGATCGGGTTTCTTTCAGGTTCAGAATCCGAATGGGGAAACCAGCTATACACGAGTAGGAGCATTTCAGCTAGATGCAGACAGACAGCTTGCTGATATGCAAGGAAATGTGGTTCAACCGGCAATTATGATCCCTGAAGGTGCATCTGAATTAGTGGTAGCTGAGAACGGGGAGATAACCGGAGTTATTGACGGGGAGGCTATGACATTTGGTCAAATTACCCTCGTTGGCTTCCAAAATCCCGGGGGTTTACTGAGAGCAGATAACAACCTTTTTATTCCCTCAGAAAACTCTGGCGAACCGCTGACTGGACAACCGGGAAGCCCTTTGGTCGGTAATCAGGTTTTAGGGGTTGTTCGAAGTCATTCTCTGGAACAATCAAATGTAGACATTGCAGCCTCTATGACTGATCTCATTCAGGCTCAAAGGGCTTATCAAGCGAATGCCAGACTAGTTCAGGACGGAGATAAAATGTGGGGGATTGCTAATTCCTTGAGGAGGTAA